The proteins below are encoded in one region of Equus przewalskii isolate Varuska chromosome 1, EquPr2, whole genome shotgun sequence:
- the SEC31B gene encoding protein transport protein Sec31B isoform X33, whose protein sequence is MLTLYNVTHILSSGKEPVISQRQKHTGAVRALDFNPFQGNLLASGASDSEIFIWDLNNLSVPLTPGSKSQPLEDIRALSWNRQVQHILSSAHPSGKAVVWDLRKNEPILKVSDHSKRMHCSGLAWHPDIATQLVLCSEDDHLPVIQLWDLRFASSPLKVLESHSRGILSVSWSQADAELLLSSAKDNQILCWNLGSSEVVYKLPTQNSWCFDVQWCPRDPPVFSAASFDGWISLYSVMGRSWDVQQMRQADKVPEQVAQASLIPPLKRPPKWMRRPTGVSFAFGGKLVTFGLLNTLAHQVPQPCLHLVFISQVTTESEFLMRSAELQEALGSGNLLNYCQNKVQRASLQSEKMLWQFLKVTLEQDSRIKFLKLLGYSKDELQKKVATWLKSDVGLAESPQPKGDDRSSNRQQAFHSQASRHTTEEASASSTFFDELIPQILTPWAIPITEDTDGLLSQALLLGELGPAVELCLKEERFADAIILAQAGGADLLRQTQEYYLAKKKTRISSLLACVVQKNWKDMVCACSLQNWREALALLLTYSGPEKFPELCDMLGTRMEQEGNRALTSEATLCYVCSGSVERLVECWAKCHPASSPMALQDLMEKVMVLNRSLELLRGPNGVNPGPATTYRVTQYATFLAAQGSLATAMSYLPSDCAQLPVHQLRDRLFHAQGSGVPGQQSPPFPFPRVVVGATLHSKETQSYRSEFQPSHQVLAPSQRPRIFTPQSSLVMPLTPSHPSPYQGSRMQNISDYRVPGPQAAQPLPLGPRVRPALSQPQLLRGQRAQDLNPMGFPGTWPLPGPPPPVAPPDIMQPGSASLPETPRLIPLLPVRPPGLSPVSSPPPVPPVSFPVAHPPGGPGAPCSSTLPTTGILTPYPGPQDSLKNSPAPRGNLQRKKQLQQRLPKKIERKELPLEHQPLKTSFEALLQRCSLSATDLKTKRKLDEAARRLECLYEKLYEGTLSPHVLAGLHEVARCVDAGSFEQGLAVHAQVVGCSSFSEVSSFMPVLKAVLTIAHKLHV, encoded by the exons ATGCTTACTCTGTACAATGTGACCCACATCCTGTCATCGGGGAAGGAGCCTGTGATTTCCCAGAGACAGAAGCACACCGGGGCTGTCAGAGCCCTCGACTTTAATCCTTTCCAG GGCAATCTCCTGGCCTCAGGGGCCAGTGATTCTGAAATCTTCATTTGGGATTTGAATAACCTGAGTGTGCCATTGACCCCAGGATCCAAGTCACAG CCCCTAGAAGACATCCGGGCACTCTCTTGGAACCGGCAAGTTCAACACATTCTGTCTTCTGCTCACCCCAGCGGCAAGGCAGTTGTGTGGGACCTCAGGAAGAATGAACCTATCCTCAAAGTCAGTGATCACAGCAAAAGG ATGCACTGCTCAGGACTGGCCTGGCACCCAGACATAGCCACCCAGTTGGTGCTGTGCTCGGAAGATGATCATCTCCCAGTGATTCAGCTGTGGGACTTGCGTTTTGCCTCCTCACCCCTGAAGGTGCTGGAGAGCCACAGCAG gGGGATCTTGTCAGTGTCATGGAGCCAGGCTGATGCTGAGCTGCTGCTCAGTAGTGCCAAAGATAATCAGATCTTATGCTGGAATCTGGGGAGCAGTGAG GTGGTATATAAGCTACCCACACAGAATAGCTGGTGCTTTGATGTCCAGTGGTGCCCTCGAGACCCTCCAGTGTTCTCTGCTGCCTCCTTTGACGGCTGGATCAGTTTGTACTCTGTGATGGGTAGGAGCTGGGACGTCCAGCAGATGAGACAAGCTGACAAG GTGCCAGAGCAAGTAGCTCAAGCATCATTGATACCTCCCTTGAAAAGACCCCCCAAATGGATGAGAAGGCCAACAGGAGTTTCATTTGCT TTTGGGGGGAAGCTGGTTACCTTTGGCCTCCTCAACACACTTGCCCATCAGGTGCCACAGCCTTGCCTCCACCTCGTCTTCATCAGTCAAGTCACCACAGAATCTGAATTCCTGATGCGGTCAGCTGAGCTGCAGGAGGCCCTGGGATCAGGAAATCTCCTGAATTATTGTCAGAACAAGGTCCAACGAGCATCACTGCAAAGCGAAAAGATGCTCTGGCAGTTCCTGAAA GTGACCTTAGAGCAAGACTCTAGAATTAAATTCCTGAAGCTATTGGGATACAGTAAAGATGAGCTTCAAAAGAAG GTGGCCACATGGTTGAAGAGTGACGTGGGGCTGGCTGAGAGTCCTCAGCCCAAGGGAGATGACCGAAGCAGTAACAGACAACAGGCCTTCCACAGCCAG GCCTCCAGACACACCACGGAAGAAGCCTCTGCCTCCTCAACCTTCTTTGATGAGCTGATCCCTCAGATCTTGACTCCATGGGCGATCCCCATCACAGAAG ACACTGATGGACTTCTGAGCCAGGCTCTCCTGCTTGGAGAACTGGGCCCTGCTGTGGAGCTGTGTCTGAAGGAAGAGCGCTTTGCTGATGCCATCATCCTGGCCCAGGCTGGGGGTGCAGATCTGTTGAGGCAAACTCAGGAGTACTACTTGgccaagaagaaaaccagaatctCCTCG CTTCTAGCCTGTGTTGTGCAGAAGAATTGGAAGGATATGGTGTGTGCCTGTAGCCTGCAGAACTGGAGAGAGGCACTGGCCTTGCTACTGACATACTCAGGGCCAGAGAAATTCCCTGAGCTTTGTG ACATGCTGGGTACTCGCATGGAGCAGGAAGGCAACAGAGCACTAACTTCTGAAGCCACACTCTGTTATGTGTGCTCAGGGAGTGTGGAGCGGCTGGTGGAGTGCTGGGCCAAATGCCACCCGGCTTCATCCCCCATGGCTCTACAG GACTTGATGGAGAAGGTGATGGTCCTTAACAGGAGCTTGGAGCTACTACGGGGTCCTAATGGGGTGAACCCGGGCCCTGCCACAACCTACAGAGTCACTCAGTATGCCACCTTCCTGGCAGCTCAGGGCAGCCTGGCTACTGCTATGAGCTACCTACCTAGTGACTGTGCTCAG CTACCAGTTCACCAGCTGAGAGATCGACTTTTTCATGCCCAGGGTTCTGGTGTCCCGGGCCAACaatctcctcctttccccttcccccgGGTTGTTGTGGGAGCTACCCTTCACTCCAAAGAGACACAGTCTTACAGATCAGAATTCCAACCTTCTCACCAG GTTCTAGCTCCATCTCAAAGGCCAAGGATTTTCACACCTCAGTCATCACTAGTGATGCCCTTGACACCTTCCCATCCTAGCCCTTATCAGGGCTCCAGAATGCAGAATATAAGTGACTACAGGGTACCTgggccccaggcagcccagccTTTGCCCCTGGGCCCTAGGGTAAGGCCTG CTTTATCTCAGCCACAGCTGTTAAGAGGTCAAAGGGCACAAGATCTTAACCCCATGGGATTCCCTGGAACATGGCCTCTTCCGGGTCCACCTCCTCCTGTGGCACCCCCAGACATCAtgcagcctggctctgcctctctgcctgAGACTCCTCGACTGATCCCTCTGCTTCCTGTGAGACCACCAGGTCTCAGCCCTGtgagctccccacccccagtccctcCTGTCAGCTTTCCTGTGGCACACCCTCCAGGAGGGCCAGGAGCTCCATGCTCTAGCACCCTCCCAACCACTGGCATCTTGACTCCTTATCCAG GACCTCAAGATTCCTTGAAAAATTCTCCAGCTCCCAGGGGAAATCTCCAGAGGAAAAAG CAACTTCAGCAACGGCTACCCAAGAAGATAGAAAGGAAGGAGCTGCCCCTAGAGCATCAGCCCTTGAAGACCAGTTTTGAGGCGCTTCTACAACGCTGTTCCCTGTCTGCCACTGACTTA AAGACAAAACGGAAGCTGGATGAGGCAGCCCGACGTCTGGAATGTCTATATGAGAAGCTCTACGAGGGGACA CTCTCGCCTCATGTCCTGGCTGGGCTCCACGAGGTTGCCCGATGTGTGGATGCAGGAAGCTTTGAGCAGGGCCTCGCAGTGCATGCCCAGGTGGTGGGCTGCAGCAGCTTCAGTGAGGTCTCCAGCTTCATGCCTGTGCTGAAGGCTGTCCTCACCATTGCTCATAAGCTGCATGTGTAA
- the SEC31B gene encoding protein transport protein Sec31B isoform X35 codes for MLTLYNVTHILSSGKEPVISQRQKHTGAVRALDFNPFQPLEDIRALSWNRQVQHILSSAHPSGKAVVWDLRKNEPILKVSDHSKRMHCSGLAWHPDIATQLVLCSEDDHLPVIQLWDLRFASSPLKVLESHSRGILSVSWSQADAELLLSSAKDNQILCWNLGSSEVVYKLPTQNSWCFDVQWCPRDPPVFSAASFDGWISLYSVMGRSWDVQQMRQADKISSSFSKGQPLPPLQVPEQVAQASLIPPLKRPPKWMRRPTGVSFAFGGKLVTFGLLNTLAHQVPQPCLHLVFISQVTTESEFLMRSAELQEALGSGNLLNYCQNKVQRASLQSEKMLWQFLKVTLEQDSRIKFLKLLGYSKDELQKKVATWLKSDVGLAESPQPKGDDRSSNRQQAFHSQASRHTTEEASASSTFFDELIPQILTPWAIPITEDTDGLLSQALLLGELGPAVELCLKEERFADAIILAQAGGADLLRQTQEYYLAKKKTRISSLLACVVQKNWKDMVCACSLQNWREALALLLTYSGPEKFPELCDMLGTRMEQEGNRALTSEATLCYVCSGSVERLVECWAKCHPASSPMALQDLMEKVMVLNRSLELLRGPNGVNPGPATTYRVTQYATFLAAQGSLATAMSYLPSDCAQLPVHQLRDRLFHAQGSGVPGQQSPPFPFPRVVVGATLHSKETQSYRSEFQPSHQVLAPSQRPRIFTPQSSLVMPLTPSHPSPYQGSRMQNISDYRVPGPQAAQPLPLGPRVRPALSQPQLLRGQRAQDLNPMGFPGTWPLPGPPPPVAPPDIMQPGSASLPETPRLIPLLPVRPPGLSPVSSPPPVPPVSFPVAHPPGGPGAPCSSTLPTTGILTPYPGPQDSLKNSPAPRGNLQRKKQLQQRLPKKIERKELPLEHQPLKTSFEALLQRCSLSATDLKTKRKLDEAARRLECLYEKLYEGTLSPHVLAGLHEVARCVDAGSFEQGLAVHAQVVGCSSFSEVSSFMPVLKAVLTIAHKLHV; via the exons ATGCTTACTCTGTACAATGTGACCCACATCCTGTCATCGGGGAAGGAGCCTGTGATTTCCCAGAGACAGAAGCACACCGGGGCTGTCAGAGCCCTCGACTTTAATCCTTTCCAG CCCCTAGAAGACATCCGGGCACTCTCTTGGAACCGGCAAGTTCAACACATTCTGTCTTCTGCTCACCCCAGCGGCAAGGCAGTTGTGTGGGACCTCAGGAAGAATGAACCTATCCTCAAAGTCAGTGATCACAGCAAAAGG ATGCACTGCTCAGGACTGGCCTGGCACCCAGACATAGCCACCCAGTTGGTGCTGTGCTCGGAAGATGATCATCTCCCAGTGATTCAGCTGTGGGACTTGCGTTTTGCCTCCTCACCCCTGAAGGTGCTGGAGAGCCACAGCAG gGGGATCTTGTCAGTGTCATGGAGCCAGGCTGATGCTGAGCTGCTGCTCAGTAGTGCCAAAGATAATCAGATCTTATGCTGGAATCTGGGGAGCAGTGAG GTGGTATATAAGCTACCCACACAGAATAGCTGGTGCTTTGATGTCCAGTGGTGCCCTCGAGACCCTCCAGTGTTCTCTGCTGCCTCCTTTGACGGCTGGATCAGTTTGTACTCTGTGATGGGTAGGAGCTGGGACGTCCAGCAGATGAGACAAGCTGACAAG ATCTCTTCTTCCTTCAGCAAAGGCCAGCCTCTCCCACCATTGCAGGTGCCAGAGCAAGTAGCTCAAGCATCATTGATACCTCCCTTGAAAAGACCCCCCAAATGGATGAGAAGGCCAACAGGAGTTTCATTTGCT TTTGGGGGGAAGCTGGTTACCTTTGGCCTCCTCAACACACTTGCCCATCAGGTGCCACAGCCTTGCCTCCACCTCGTCTTCATCAGTCAAGTCACCACAGAATCTGAATTCCTGATGCGGTCAGCTGAGCTGCAGGAGGCCCTGGGATCAGGAAATCTCCTGAATTATTGTCAGAACAAGGTCCAACGAGCATCACTGCAAAGCGAAAAGATGCTCTGGCAGTTCCTGAAA GTGACCTTAGAGCAAGACTCTAGAATTAAATTCCTGAAGCTATTGGGATACAGTAAAGATGAGCTTCAAAAGAAG GTGGCCACATGGTTGAAGAGTGACGTGGGGCTGGCTGAGAGTCCTCAGCCCAAGGGAGATGACCGAAGCAGTAACAGACAACAGGCCTTCCACAGCCAG GCCTCCAGACACACCACGGAAGAAGCCTCTGCCTCCTCAACCTTCTTTGATGAGCTGATCCCTCAGATCTTGACTCCATGGGCGATCCCCATCACAGAAG ACACTGATGGACTTCTGAGCCAGGCTCTCCTGCTTGGAGAACTGGGCCCTGCTGTGGAGCTGTGTCTGAAGGAAGAGCGCTTTGCTGATGCCATCATCCTGGCCCAGGCTGGGGGTGCAGATCTGTTGAGGCAAACTCAGGAGTACTACTTGgccaagaagaaaaccagaatctCCTCG CTTCTAGCCTGTGTTGTGCAGAAGAATTGGAAGGATATGGTGTGTGCCTGTAGCCTGCAGAACTGGAGAGAGGCACTGGCCTTGCTACTGACATACTCAGGGCCAGAGAAATTCCCTGAGCTTTGTG ACATGCTGGGTACTCGCATGGAGCAGGAAGGCAACAGAGCACTAACTTCTGAAGCCACACTCTGTTATGTGTGCTCAGGGAGTGTGGAGCGGCTGGTGGAGTGCTGGGCCAAATGCCACCCGGCTTCATCCCCCATGGCTCTACAG GACTTGATGGAGAAGGTGATGGTCCTTAACAGGAGCTTGGAGCTACTACGGGGTCCTAATGGGGTGAACCCGGGCCCTGCCACAACCTACAGAGTCACTCAGTATGCCACCTTCCTGGCAGCTCAGGGCAGCCTGGCTACTGCTATGAGCTACCTACCTAGTGACTGTGCTCAG CTACCAGTTCACCAGCTGAGAGATCGACTTTTTCATGCCCAGGGTTCTGGTGTCCCGGGCCAACaatctcctcctttccccttcccccgGGTTGTTGTGGGAGCTACCCTTCACTCCAAAGAGACACAGTCTTACAGATCAGAATTCCAACCTTCTCACCAG GTTCTAGCTCCATCTCAAAGGCCAAGGATTTTCACACCTCAGTCATCACTAGTGATGCCCTTGACACCTTCCCATCCTAGCCCTTATCAGGGCTCCAGAATGCAGAATATAAGTGACTACAGGGTACCTgggccccaggcagcccagccTTTGCCCCTGGGCCCTAGGGTAAGGCCTG CTTTATCTCAGCCACAGCTGTTAAGAGGTCAAAGGGCACAAGATCTTAACCCCATGGGATTCCCTGGAACATGGCCTCTTCCGGGTCCACCTCCTCCTGTGGCACCCCCAGACATCAtgcagcctggctctgcctctctgcctgAGACTCCTCGACTGATCCCTCTGCTTCCTGTGAGACCACCAGGTCTCAGCCCTGtgagctccccacccccagtccctcCTGTCAGCTTTCCTGTGGCACACCCTCCAGGAGGGCCAGGAGCTCCATGCTCTAGCACCCTCCCAACCACTGGCATCTTGACTCCTTATCCAG GACCTCAAGATTCCTTGAAAAATTCTCCAGCTCCCAGGGGAAATCTCCAGAGGAAAAAG CAACTTCAGCAACGGCTACCCAAGAAGATAGAAAGGAAGGAGCTGCCCCTAGAGCATCAGCCCTTGAAGACCAGTTTTGAGGCGCTTCTACAACGCTGTTCCCTGTCTGCCACTGACTTA AAGACAAAACGGAAGCTGGATGAGGCAGCCCGACGTCTGGAATGTCTATATGAGAAGCTCTACGAGGGGACA CTCTCGCCTCATGTCCTGGCTGGGCTCCACGAGGTTGCCCGATGTGTGGATGCAGGAAGCTTTGAGCAGGGCCTCGCAGTGCATGCCCAGGTGGTGGGCTGCAGCAGCTTCAGTGAGGTCTCCAGCTTCATGCCTGTGCTGAAGGCTGTCCTCACCATTGCTCATAAGCTGCATGTGTAA
- the SEC31B gene encoding protein transport protein Sec31B isoform X25: MLTLYNVTHILSSGKEPVISQRQKHTGAVRALDFNPFQGNLLASGASDSEIFIWDLNNLSVPLTPGSKSQPLEDIRALSWNRQVQHILSSAHPSGKAVVWDLRKNEPILKVSDHSKRMHCSGLAWHPDIATQLVLCSEDDHLPVIQLWDLRFASSPLKVLESHSRGILSVSWSQADAELLLSSAKDNQILCWNLGSSEVVYKLPTQNSWCFDVQWCPRDPPVFSAASFDGWISLYSVMGRSWDVQQMRQADKISSSFSKGQPLPPLQVPEQVAQASLIPPLKRPPKWMRRPTGVSFAFGGKLVTFGLLNTLAHQVPQPCLHLVFISQVTTESEFLMRSAELQEALGSGNLLNYCQNKVQRASLQSEKMLWQFLKVTLEQDSRIKFLKLLGYSKDELQKKVATWLKSDVGLAESPQPKGDDRSSNRQQAFHSQASRHTTEEASASSTFFDELIPQILTPWAIPITEDTDGLLSQALLLGELGPAVELCLKEERFADAIILAQAGGADLLRQTQEYYLAKKKTRISSLLACVVQKNWKDMVCACSLQNWREALALLLTYSGPEKFPELCDMLGTRMEQEGNRALTSEATLCYVCSGSVERLVECWAKCHPASSPMALQDLMEKVMVLNRSLELLRGPNGVNPGPATTYRVTQYATFLAAQGSLATAMSYLPSDCAQLPVHQLRDRLFHAQGSGVPGQQSPPFPFPRVVVGATLHSKETQSYRSEFQPSHQVLAPSQRPRIFTPQSSLVMPLTPSHPSPYQGSRMQNISDYRVPGPQAAQPLPLGPRVRPALSQPQLLRGQRAQDLNPMGFPGTWPLPGPPPPVAPPDIMQPGSASLPETPRLIPLLPVRPPGLSPVSSPPPVPPVSFPVAHPPGGPGAPCSSTLPTTGILTPYPGPQDSLKNSPAPRGNLQRKKLPETFMPPTPITAPVMCLAPQPQGVLSSQPPVAGMGHAPPGAPGELSLQQLQQRLPKKIERKELPLEHQPLKTSFEALLQRCSLSATDLKTKRKLDEAARRLECLYEKLYEGTLSPHVLAGLHEVARCVDAGSFEQGLAVHAQVVGCSSFSEVSSFMPVLKAVLTIAHKLHV; this comes from the exons ATGCTTACTCTGTACAATGTGACCCACATCCTGTCATCGGGGAAGGAGCCTGTGATTTCCCAGAGACAGAAGCACACCGGGGCTGTCAGAGCCCTCGACTTTAATCCTTTCCAG GGCAATCTCCTGGCCTCAGGGGCCAGTGATTCTGAAATCTTCATTTGGGATTTGAATAACCTGAGTGTGCCATTGACCCCAGGATCCAAGTCACAG CCCCTAGAAGACATCCGGGCACTCTCTTGGAACCGGCAAGTTCAACACATTCTGTCTTCTGCTCACCCCAGCGGCAAGGCAGTTGTGTGGGACCTCAGGAAGAATGAACCTATCCTCAAAGTCAGTGATCACAGCAAAAGG ATGCACTGCTCAGGACTGGCCTGGCACCCAGACATAGCCACCCAGTTGGTGCTGTGCTCGGAAGATGATCATCTCCCAGTGATTCAGCTGTGGGACTTGCGTTTTGCCTCCTCACCCCTGAAGGTGCTGGAGAGCCACAGCAG gGGGATCTTGTCAGTGTCATGGAGCCAGGCTGATGCTGAGCTGCTGCTCAGTAGTGCCAAAGATAATCAGATCTTATGCTGGAATCTGGGGAGCAGTGAG GTGGTATATAAGCTACCCACACAGAATAGCTGGTGCTTTGATGTCCAGTGGTGCCCTCGAGACCCTCCAGTGTTCTCTGCTGCCTCCTTTGACGGCTGGATCAGTTTGTACTCTGTGATGGGTAGGAGCTGGGACGTCCAGCAGATGAGACAAGCTGACAAG ATCTCTTCTTCCTTCAGCAAAGGCCAGCCTCTCCCACCATTGCAGGTGCCAGAGCAAGTAGCTCAAGCATCATTGATACCTCCCTTGAAAAGACCCCCCAAATGGATGAGAAGGCCAACAGGAGTTTCATTTGCT TTTGGGGGGAAGCTGGTTACCTTTGGCCTCCTCAACACACTTGCCCATCAGGTGCCACAGCCTTGCCTCCACCTCGTCTTCATCAGTCAAGTCACCACAGAATCTGAATTCCTGATGCGGTCAGCTGAGCTGCAGGAGGCCCTGGGATCAGGAAATCTCCTGAATTATTGTCAGAACAAGGTCCAACGAGCATCACTGCAAAGCGAAAAGATGCTCTGGCAGTTCCTGAAA GTGACCTTAGAGCAAGACTCTAGAATTAAATTCCTGAAGCTATTGGGATACAGTAAAGATGAGCTTCAAAAGAAG GTGGCCACATGGTTGAAGAGTGACGTGGGGCTGGCTGAGAGTCCTCAGCCCAAGGGAGATGACCGAAGCAGTAACAGACAACAGGCCTTCCACAGCCAG GCCTCCAGACACACCACGGAAGAAGCCTCTGCCTCCTCAACCTTCTTTGATGAGCTGATCCCTCAGATCTTGACTCCATGGGCGATCCCCATCACAGAAG ACACTGATGGACTTCTGAGCCAGGCTCTCCTGCTTGGAGAACTGGGCCCTGCTGTGGAGCTGTGTCTGAAGGAAGAGCGCTTTGCTGATGCCATCATCCTGGCCCAGGCTGGGGGTGCAGATCTGTTGAGGCAAACTCAGGAGTACTACTTGgccaagaagaaaaccagaatctCCTCG CTTCTAGCCTGTGTTGTGCAGAAGAATTGGAAGGATATGGTGTGTGCCTGTAGCCTGCAGAACTGGAGAGAGGCACTGGCCTTGCTACTGACATACTCAGGGCCAGAGAAATTCCCTGAGCTTTGTG ACATGCTGGGTACTCGCATGGAGCAGGAAGGCAACAGAGCACTAACTTCTGAAGCCACACTCTGTTATGTGTGCTCAGGGAGTGTGGAGCGGCTGGTGGAGTGCTGGGCCAAATGCCACCCGGCTTCATCCCCCATGGCTCTACAG GACTTGATGGAGAAGGTGATGGTCCTTAACAGGAGCTTGGAGCTACTACGGGGTCCTAATGGGGTGAACCCGGGCCCTGCCACAACCTACAGAGTCACTCAGTATGCCACCTTCCTGGCAGCTCAGGGCAGCCTGGCTACTGCTATGAGCTACCTACCTAGTGACTGTGCTCAG CTACCAGTTCACCAGCTGAGAGATCGACTTTTTCATGCCCAGGGTTCTGGTGTCCCGGGCCAACaatctcctcctttccccttcccccgGGTTGTTGTGGGAGCTACCCTTCACTCCAAAGAGACACAGTCTTACAGATCAGAATTCCAACCTTCTCACCAG GTTCTAGCTCCATCTCAAAGGCCAAGGATTTTCACACCTCAGTCATCACTAGTGATGCCCTTGACACCTTCCCATCCTAGCCCTTATCAGGGCTCCAGAATGCAGAATATAAGTGACTACAGGGTACCTgggccccaggcagcccagccTTTGCCCCTGGGCCCTAGGGTAAGGCCTG CTTTATCTCAGCCACAGCTGTTAAGAGGTCAAAGGGCACAAGATCTTAACCCCATGGGATTCCCTGGAACATGGCCTCTTCCGGGTCCACCTCCTCCTGTGGCACCCCCAGACATCAtgcagcctggctctgcctctctgcctgAGACTCCTCGACTGATCCCTCTGCTTCCTGTGAGACCACCAGGTCTCAGCCCTGtgagctccccacccccagtccctcCTGTCAGCTTTCCTGTGGCACACCCTCCAGGAGGGCCAGGAGCTCCATGCTCTAGCACCCTCCCAACCACTGGCATCTTGACTCCTTATCCAG GACCTCAAGATTCCTTGAAAAATTCTCCAGCTCCCAGGGGAAATCTCCAGAGGAAAAAG ttACCAGAGACATTTATGCCCCCAACACCAATTACAGCTCCAGTTATGTGCCTCGCCCCTCAGCCACAAGGAGTCCTTTCTTCCCAGCCCCCTGTTGCTGGTATGGGCCATGCTCCCCCTGGAGCGCCAGGAGAACTCAGCCTGCAG CAACTTCAGCAACGGCTACCCAAGAAGATAGAAAGGAAGGAGCTGCCCCTAGAGCATCAGCCCTTGAAGACCAGTTTTGAGGCGCTTCTACAACGCTGTTCCCTGTCTGCCACTGACTTA AAGACAAAACGGAAGCTGGATGAGGCAGCCCGACGTCTGGAATGTCTATATGAGAAGCTCTACGAGGGGACA CTCTCGCCTCATGTCCTGGCTGGGCTCCACGAGGTTGCCCGATGTGTGGATGCAGGAAGCTTTGAGCAGGGCCTCGCAGTGCATGCCCAGGTGGTGGGCTGCAGCAGCTTCAGTGAGGTCTCCAGCTTCATGCCTGTGCTGAAGGCTGTCCTCACCATTGCTCATAAGCTGCATGTGTAA